Proteins co-encoded in one Apodemus sylvaticus chromosome 6, mApoSyl1.1, whole genome shotgun sequence genomic window:
- the Arl4a gene encoding ADP-ribosylation factor-like protein 4A, with protein MGNGLSDQTSILSSLPSFQSFHIVILGLDCAGKTTVLYRLQFNEFVNTVPTKGFNTEKIKVTLGNSKTVTFHFWDVGGQEKLRPLWKSYTRCTDGIVFVVDSVDVERMEEAKTELHKITRISENQGVPVLIVANKQDLRNSLSLSEIEKLLATGELSSSTPWHLQPTCAIIGDGLKEGLEKLHDMIIKRRKMLRQQKKKR; from the coding sequence TCCTTTCACATTGTTATTCTGGGTTTGGACTGCGCTGGAAAGACAACAGTTTTATACAGGCTGCAGTTCAACGAATTTGTAAATACCGTACCTACCAAAGGATTTAACACTGAGAAAATTAAGGTAACCTTGGGCAATTCCAAAACAGTCACTTTTCACTTCTGGGATGTAGGTGGTCAAGAGAAATTAAGACCACTGTGGAAGTCATATACCCGATGCACAGACGGCATTGTGTTTGTGGTGGACTCTGTCGACGTTGAGAGGATGGAAGAAGCCAAAACTGAACTTCATAAAATAACTAGGATATCAGAAAATCAGGGGGTCCCTGTGCTTATAGTCGCTAACAAACAAGACCTGAGGAACTCGCTCTCTCTCTCAGAGATTGAGAAGTTGTTAGCAACGGGGGAACTGAGCTCGTCCACGCCTTGGCATTTGCAGCCCACCTGTGCAATCATAGGCGATGGGCTAAAGGAAGGACTTGAGAAACTACATGATATGataattaaaaggagaaaaatgttgcggcaacagaaaaagaagagatgA